TCAAAAGTTCCCTTTGAATATTTCCCTTATGAGGTAAAAAATAAAGAAAACAATACCATAGATATTATTGAAGAAGTTTTTCCCAATTATGTTCTGTGGGAGGTTATGCGTGAGCTGTCCTTATTGGAGGTTGACGACGATGTTTTATACAGGCCTTTTGATACTTTGTCCAACGGAGAGCAGACAAAGGTTTTGCTTGCAGCACTTTTTCTGAAAGAGAACAGTTTTTTGCTTATTGATGAACCTACAAATCATTTGGATATAAATGCAAGAAAAGTTGTCAGCGATTATATCAGTACAAAGCATGGATTTATCTTGGTTTCCCATGACAGGGCTTTTTTAGATAATTGTGTTGATCATATTCTTTCTATTAATAAAACTAATATTGAAATACAGAAAGGAAATTTTTCTTCCTGGTGGGAAAATAAAGAGATGCAGGATAGCTATGAACGTGCGGAAAACGACAAGCTCAAAAAGGATATCAAAAGACTTTCCGAAGCGGCAAAACGGACATCTGACTGGTCAGATAAAACTGAGAAATCCAAGATTGGCAATCACGCACCTGACAGAGGTTTCATAGGTCATAAGGCTGCAAAAATGATGAGCCGTTCAAAAGCTATACAAGCAAGACAGCAGTCGGCAATTGAGGATAAATCCAATCTTCTCAAGAACATAGAAAGCTCTGAAAAGCTTAAAATTGCACAACTGAATTTTCATACAGACAGACTTGTTGAGTTGGAAAATGTCTCTATCTTCTATGGTGATAAAACAGCTTGTGATAACGTGACCTTCACCATAGAACAAGGGGACAGGATAGCCCTGATGGGTAAAAACGGTTCGGGCAAGTCAAGTATAATAAAGCTTATTTGCGGTGAGGATATTAATTATTCCGGGACTATCAGGAAGTCAAACCAGTTGAAGATTTCCTATGTATCCCAGAATACCACCCAACTTTGCGGAAATCTAAGTGACTATGCCAGGGCTAACGAAATTGACGAGAGCCTTTTCAAGGCTATTTTAAGGAAGCTTGATTTTTCCAGAGTACAGTTTGAGAAAGATATTTCTGATTTCAGCGGAGGACAAAAGAAAAAGGTATTGATTGCTAAAAGCCTTTGTGATAAAGCCCACCTGCATATATGGGACGAACCGCTGAATTTTATTGACGTAATTTCACGTATGCAGATTGAAGAACTGCTATTGGAACATCAGCCGACTATTCTCTTTGTAGAACATGATATTGAGTTTTGTAATAACATTGCCACTAAGATTGTCCAGCTGTAAGTTATGCTAAAAAACCGGGAAGGGTTTCTCTTCCCGGTTTTTTACCGTTTATATGAAAACTGTTACGGCAATACTGAATACAAGGAGAAAAGATATATGAATCAAGATTTTTCACCTGTAATATGGCCGGAAGAAAAAGTACCGGAACAAGCAACCAACTGTCAAAAATGTGAATTACACTGTCAGAGGTCCCGCATTATATGGGGAGAAGGCAACCCCAAAGCTCCAATACTAGTATTGCTGGATAACCCGGGAGCCCGTG
This region of Clostridium sp. BNL1100 genomic DNA includes:
- the abc-f gene encoding ribosomal protection-like ABC-F family protein encodes the protein MSLINVTNLTFAYDGSYDNIFENVSFQIDTDWKLGFTGRNGRGKTTFLNLLLGKYEYSGSISSKVPFEYFPYEVKNKENNTIDIIEEVFPNYVLWEVMRELSLLEVDDDVLYRPFDTLSNGEQTKVLLAALFLKENSFLLIDEPTNHLDINARKVVSDYISTKHGFILVSHDRAFLDNCVDHILSINKTNIEIQKGNFSSWWENKEMQDSYERAENDKLKKDIKRLSEAAKRTSDWSDKTEKSKIGNHAPDRGFIGHKAAKMMSRSKAIQARQQSAIEDKSNLLKNIESSEKLKIAQLNFHTDRLVELENVSIFYGDKTACDNVTFTIEQGDRIALMGKNGSGKSSIIKLICGEDINYSGTIRKSNQLKISYVSQNTTQLCGNLSDYARANEIDESLFKAILRKLDFSRVQFEKDISDFSGGQKKKVLIAKSLCDKAHLHIWDEPLNFIDVISRMQIEELLLEHQPTILFVEHDIEFCNNIATKIVQL